The Bradyrhizobium sp. LLZ17 genomic sequence CCCGCTGACGCCGATCCAGCTCTCGGCCGAGCGCATCCGCCGCAAGTTCGGCAAGGACATCACCGAGACCAAGGACAAGCAGATCTTCGAGCAGTGCACCGACACCATCGTGCGCCAGGTCGACGACATCGACGCATGGTCGACGAGTTCTCGCGCTTCGCGCGGATGCCGAAGCCGGTGATGGAGGGCGAGGACGTCGCCGACACCGTGCGGCAGGCGGTGTTCCTGATGAAGGTCGCCCATCCGGAGATCGATATCGAGGCCGAATTCCAGGACGATCCGCTGCGTGCCCAGTTCGACCGGCGGCTGATCTCGCAGGCGGTCACCAACATCATCAAGAACGCGACCGAGGCGATCGAGCAGGTCCCGCCGGAAGAACTCGCCAAGGGTCACGGCAAGGGCCGCATCGATGTCGTAGTGTCGCGCGAGGGCGAGGACGTCTTGATCGACGTCATCGACAACGGCATCGGCCTGCCCAAGGTGGCGCGCTCGCGCTTGCTGGAGCCGTATGTGACGACGCGCGCCAAAGGCACCGGCCTTGGGCTCGCGATCGTCGGCCGCGTGCTGGAAGACCATGGTGGACGCATCGAATTGAAGGACGCCTCCGACTTCCGGGAAGGCCAGCGCGGCGCCTGGATGCGGATGCGCTTTGCGATCTCCGGCGCTCCCGCGAAAAGCGAGGGAAGTGAGCCGGCACCGGCCGCCAAGGAGACGGTCAAGGATACGGCGAAGGAAGCGGAGATCGCCGAATCCGTCAAGGACCCGGAAACAAAAGAGCCGGCCTCCGGAACCAAAGAGCCGGCTGAAAAGACCAATGATTCAACGAAAATCGAAGCCTCAACAGGCAACTGACAAGACAGGCGCGACCTATGGCAAGTGAAATTCTGATTGTCGATGATGAGGCCGATATTCGGGATCTCGTTGCGGGCATCCTCGAGGACGAGGGGTTCGTCACCCGGACCGCACGCGACAGCGATACGGCGTTGGCCGAGATCGGCAACCGCAGGCCGCATCTGGTGTTCCTCGACATCTGGCTCCAGGGCTCCAAGCTCGACGGGCTCCAACTGCTGGAGCAGGTCAAGAAGGACAATGCCGATCTGCCGGTGGTGATGATCTCCGGCCACGGCAACATCGAGACCGCGGTCGCGGCGATCAAGCGCGGCGCCTATGACTTCATCGAAAAGCCGTTCAAGACCGACCGGCTGATCCTGGTCGCCAACCGCGCGCTGGAGAATTCGCGGCTCAAGCGCGAGGTCAAGGAGCTGAAGCAGCTCGCGCCGAGCGCAAGCTCGCTGGTCGGTCGCTCGCCCAGCATGAACCAGCTGCGCCAGACCATCGAGCGCGCGGCAAAGGCCAACAGCCGCATCCTGATCGTCGGCCCTGCCGGCGCCGGCAAGGAGCTCGCCGCGCGCACGCTGCACATGGCTTCGGGTCGCGCCGATGGCCCCTTCGTCGTGATCAATGCGGCCGCGATCACGCCGGAGCGCATGGAGCACGAGATGTTCGGCGTCGAGCAGTCCAATGGCGAGCAGGCGCGCAAGGCGGGCGCGCTCGAGGAAGCCCATGGCGGCACGCTGTTCATCGACGAGATCTCGGACATGCCGCGCGAGACCCAGAACAAGATTCTGCGCGTGCTGGTCGAGCAGTCGTTCCAGCGCGTCGGCGGCACTGCCAAGGTGCAGGTCGACGTCCGCATCATCTCCTCCACCGCGCGCAACCTCGAAGAGGAGATCGCGGCCGGCCATTTCCGCGAGGACCTCTATCATCGCCTCTCGGTGGTTCCGATCCGCGTGCCGGCGCTGTCGGAGCGTCGTGAGGACATCCCCGAGCTGATCGACTATTTCATGGAGCAGATCTCGGCCGGAAGCGGCCTGCCCAAGCGGCAGATCGGACAGGATGCGATGGCGGTGCTGCAATCGCATGTCTGGCCCGGCAATGTGCGCCAGCTCCGCAACAATGTTGAGAGAGTCATGATTCTCGCGGCCGGCGGCCCGGAGGTGATCATCACCGCCGACATGCTGCCGCAGGACGTCGGCTCGATGGTGCCGGCGATGCCCACCAGCAACAACGGCGAGCACATCATGGGCCTGCCGCTGCGCGAGGCGCGCGAAGTGTTCGAGCGCGACTATCTGATTGCGCAGATCAGTCGTTTTTCAGGAAATATTTCTCGCACGGCTGAGTTTGTTGGCATGGAACGGTCGGCGCTGCATCGCAAGTTGAAGGCGCTCGGCGTCGGTTGACGTCCCCCAAGGGTCGGATTACGCAGGGCAAAATCACCTGTTTCCGTAGTTTTTCGGGGCAAGTCGGCAGGGCCTGCCGCGTGAAGCGGCTTGCCTAATAAGCCGACCTGTCCTCTAATCGTGCCGCTGTTCCCTCGGAGGGGGATCTCATGGGGAACAGCAACCGGACGACGCCTCACAATTTCAAAAAAGAGGGCCGCAACCGGCGCAATAACAAGAAACTCAAAGCGAGAAAAAAAACAATGGCGGCAGACCGCGCACAAAACCTACAGGACACCTTCCTTAATCACGTTCGCAAAACCAAGACGCCACTGACGATCTTTCTGGTCAACGGAGTGAAGCTCCAGGGCATCGTGACCTGGTTCGACAATTTCTGCTTGCTGCTTCGGCGCGACGGTCACTCGCAGCTTGTCTACAAGCATGCGATCTCGACCATCATGCCGGGCGCTCCGATCCAGTTGTTCGAAGGCGGCGAGGATCAGCCGGCTTGAGAGTGATCTGATTGGAACCCCGGAATTTTGACGGGGATGCCGACCGTCCGCGGCCGGCAGGGGCTAAGCAGACGGGGCGGGTGCTTGTCATCGGCCCTTACTTGCGTGTGCGCGCCGGCGGTGCCGACGCGCCATCGGAGAGTCACGTCACGTCTCACCAGATCCTGCGAGACGCCCAGGCCCGACTCGACGAAGCCGCCGGCCTCGCGCGCGCGATCGACCTCGTCGTCGCGGATGCGATCATCGCGCCGATCAGCCAGATCCGCCCAGCGACCTATATCGGCAAGGGCAAGGTCGAGGAGATCGCTGCGCTGGCCAAGAGCCTCGACGTCGAGCTCGTGGTGATGGATTGCGCGCTGGCGCCGATCCAGCAGCGCAATCTCGAGAAGGAGTTGGACGCCAAGGTGCTCGACCGCACCGGGCTCATCCTGGAAATCTTCGGCCGCCGCGCCAAGACCAAGGAAGGCTCGCTCCAGGTCGAACTCGCGCATCTCAACTACCAGCGTTCGCGCCTGGTGCGATCCTGGACCCATCTCGAACGCCAGCGTGGCGGCTTCGGATTCATGGGCGGTCCGGGCGAGACGCAGATCGAAGCGGACCGCCGCTTGATCCAGGAGCGCATCTCCAAGCTCGAGGGCGAATTGAAGAAGGTGCAGGCCACGCGGCGGCTGCATCGTGCCGGGCGCCAGCGCGTGCCGTATCGCGTGGTGGCGCTGGTCGGCTACACCAATGCCGGCAAGTCGACGCTGTTCAACCGTCTGACGCGCGCAGACGTGCAGGCCGCGGACATGCTGTTCGCAACGCTCGATCCGACCCTGCGCGCGCTCACGCTGCCCCATGGCGGCAAGGCGATGCTATCCGACACCGTCGGCTTCATCTCGAATCTGCCGACGCAGCTCGTCGCCGCCTTCCGCGCCACACTGGAGGAGGTGCTGGAGGCCGACGTCATCCTGCATGTGCGCGACATCTCGCACGAGGATGCGGAAGCGCAGCAAAGCGACGTCGACGCGGTGCTGCGCCAGCTCGGCATCAATCCGGACGACTCCGGCCGCATCATCGAGGTCTGGAACAAGATCGACCGTTACGATTCCGAGCAGCGCGAGGAGCTTTTGAACATCGCGGCCCGCAGGCCTGAGGATCACCCGGCCATGCTGGTCTCGGCCGTGTCGGGCGAGGGGATCGACGCACTGCTCGCCGCGATCGAGCAACGTCTGGCTGCCAAGCGGACCACGCTCGACCTGTCGATCGATGCCGCCGACGGCGCGGGCATCTCTTGGTTGCACCGTAACGCTGAGGTGCTGGCGAAAGAGTTGCACGACGGTCGCTTCGACATGACCGTGCGGGTGGACGAGACCAAGCGGGATATCGTGGTGAACAGGTTTGATGCCGTGCCGCGCGTGGCGTGATTTCTCCCCAGGTCGTCCCGCGAGTGAGCCAACCGCTGCCTCAAGCCAAACTGTCGTCCCGGACAAGCGTAAGCGCAGATCCGGGACCCATAACCACAACCGGTTGGAATTGGCACGCTGGTGGCTCCAGCGCTGCTTCAATAATGTACGACCGGGGTAATGGGTCCCGGCCTTCGCCGGGACGACAGCGGAGTTAGCGGCGGCCCTGGTTGCTCCCCGCAACGGCAGGAGCATTCTGCTTCTCCCCCTTCGCCGCACTCCAAAGCGCATCCATCTCCGCCAGCGACGCCTGCTCCAGCGTGCGCCCCTGCGCCTCCAACGCCCGCTCGATATAGGCAAAGCGCCGTTCGAACTTCGCGTTGGTGGCGCGCAGCGCGGCTTCCGGATCGGCGTCGACATGGCGCGCGAGGTTGACGAGCGCGAACATCAGGTCGCCGGTCTCTTCCGCAAGCCCCTCGCTGTCGTTGCGGTCGAGCGCGGCCTCGATCTCGTCGGCTTCCTCGCGGATTTTTGCAAGCACGGCGCGCGGGTCGTTCCAGTCGAAGCCGACGGTGGAAGCCTTGCGCTGAAGCTCCATGGCGCGGGTCAGCGCCGGCTGGCCGGCCTTGACGCCCGACAGCAGCGATTTGTGCGGCGGCATTGCCTCCGGCGGCCGGCGCGCGGCGCGCTCGGCCTTCTCCTCGGCCTTGATGCGGTCCCAGACTTCCTTGACGTGGGAGGAGGCCAGATTGCCCTCCTTGTCGGCGAAGACATGGGGATGGCGCCGGATCATCTTGCGCGTGATGGCTTCGACGACATCGCCAAAGGCAAAGGCGTTCTGCTCCGACGCCATTTGGGCGTGGAACACGACCTGCAACAGCAGGTCACCCAGCTCCTCGCGCAAATCGTCGAGATCGCCGCGGTCGATCGCGTCGACCACCTCATAGGCTTCCTCGATCGTGTAGGGCGCGATCGTCGCAAAATTCTGCTCGAGGTCCCAGGGGCAGCCGGTCACCGGCGTGCGCAGCGCGGCCATGATCTCGATCAGGCGGGAAATGTCGCGGGAAGGGGTCATTGCGGGGGGCGTCTCCTGGGTCTTAAACCTTATGCCAAAAGCGGCCCGCCGTTCCCAGCGCAAGCCAGCGGAACGGACCGATTTCCACCGATCGGCGGGCCAGATTGGCGGGCTCGCCCCGCGGTGCTAAAGCGCCGGCCATGAGTGATGCATTTTCATCCCAAACCGCGCTGGTGCTGTTTTCCGGCGGTCAGGATTCCACCACCTGCCTCGCCTGGGCGCTGAGCCGTTTTGCAGGCGTGGAAACGCTGGGCTTCGAGTACGGCCAGCGCCACGCCGTCGAGCTCGACTGCCGCGACCGGCTGTTCGACGGCATCAAAGGCCTGCGCGCCGATTGGGCTGCAAAGCTCGGCGAGAGCCATACGCTGTCGATCCCGACCCTGGCTGCGATCTCGGACACGGCGCTGACGCGCGACATCGCGATCGCGATGGGCGCCGATGGGTTACCCAACACCTTCGTGCCCGGCCGCAATCTTGTGTTTTTGACCTTCGCCGCGGCGCTGGCCTACCGGCGCGGCATCACCCACATCGTCGGCGGCATGTGCGAGACCGACTATTCCGGCTATCCCGATTGCCGCGACGATACCATCCGCGCCATGCAGGCCGCGCTCTCGCTCGGGATGGCGAGACAATTCGAGCTGCATACGCCCTTGATGTGGATCGACAAGGCCGCGACCTGGAAGCTGGCGCACGACCTCGGCGGCGAGAGCCTGGTCGATCTCATCCGCGAGCAATCGCACACCTGCTATCTCGGCGAACGCGGCGCGCGGCATGATTGGGGATACGGCTGCGGCGAGTGCCCGGCGTGCAGCCTGCGGGCAAAGGGGTGGCGGGAGTATGTGGCGGGGAGCTAGCGCGCCTCACTCGCCGTCATTGCCATCTCCGCTGTCATCACCCGCGAAAGCGGGTGATCCAGTATTCCAGAGACGGCGCTTGAGCCGAAAAGCCGCGGCGTACTGGATTCCCCGCCTTCGCGGGGAATGACAGTCCTGGTCGAGGTGAACAGTGCCCGCACAACGCGCAAGCAGCTTACGGAAAATCCTCGTCCCGCAGCTCGATCGGTTTCCCGTGCGGCGTACGATCGGCCGCGTGGTCCCAGGCGTCACGGTAGCGGTGCAGCGTCTCCGTCG encodes the following:
- a CDS encoding sigma-54-dependent transcriptional regulator yields the protein MASEILIVDDEADIRDLVAGILEDEGFVTRTARDSDTALAEIGNRRPHLVFLDIWLQGSKLDGLQLLEQVKKDNADLPVVMISGHGNIETAVAAIKRGAYDFIEKPFKTDRLILVANRALENSRLKREVKELKQLAPSASSLVGRSPSMNQLRQTIERAAKANSRILIVGPAGAGKELAARTLHMASGRADGPFVVINAAAITPERMEHEMFGVEQSNGEQARKAGALEEAHGGTLFIDEISDMPRETQNKILRVLVEQSFQRVGGTAKVQVDVRIISSTARNLEEEIAAGHFREDLYHRLSVVPIRVPALSERREDIPELIDYFMEQISAGSGLPKRQIGQDAMAVLQSHVWPGNVRQLRNNVERVMILAAGGPEVIITADMLPQDVGSMVPAMPTSNNGEHIMGLPLREAREVFERDYLIAQISRFSGNISRTAEFVGMERSALHRKLKALGVG
- the hfq gene encoding RNA chaperone Hfq — encoded protein: MAADRAQNLQDTFLNHVRKTKTPLTIFLVNGVKLQGIVTWFDNFCLLLRRDGHSQLVYKHAISTIMPGAPIQLFEGGEDQPA
- the hflX gene encoding GTPase HflX, producing MEPRNFDGDADRPRPAGAKQTGRVLVIGPYLRVRAGGADAPSESHVTSHQILRDAQARLDEAAGLARAIDLVVADAIIAPISQIRPATYIGKGKVEEIAALAKSLDVELVVMDCALAPIQQRNLEKELDAKVLDRTGLILEIFGRRAKTKEGSLQVELAHLNYQRSRLVRSWTHLERQRGGFGFMGGPGETQIEADRRLIQERISKLEGELKKVQATRRLHRAGRQRVPYRVVALVGYTNAGKSTLFNRLTRADVQAADMLFATLDPTLRALTLPHGGKAMLSDTVGFISNLPTQLVAAFRATLEEVLEADVILHVRDISHEDAEAQQSDVDAVLRQLGINPDDSGRIIEVWNKIDRYDSEQREELLNIAARRPEDHPAMLVSAVSGEGIDALLAAIEQRLAAKRTTLDLSIDAADGAGISWLHRNAEVLAKELHDGRFDMTVRVDETKRDIVVNRFDAVPRVA
- the mazG gene encoding nucleoside triphosphate pyrophosphohydrolase; translation: MTPSRDISRLIEIMAALRTPVTGCPWDLEQNFATIAPYTIEEAYEVVDAIDRGDLDDLREELGDLLLQVVFHAQMASEQNAFAFGDVVEAITRKMIRRHPHVFADKEGNLASSHVKEVWDRIKAEEKAERAARRPPEAMPPHKSLLSGVKAGQPALTRAMELQRKASTVGFDWNDPRAVLAKIREEADEIEAALDRNDSEGLAEETGDLMFALVNLARHVDADPEAALRATNAKFERRFAYIERALEAQGRTLEQASLAEMDALWSAAKGEKQNAPAVAGSNQGRR
- the queC gene encoding 7-cyano-7-deazaguanine synthase QueC, coding for MSDAFSSQTALVLFSGGQDSTTCLAWALSRFAGVETLGFEYGQRHAVELDCRDRLFDGIKGLRADWAAKLGESHTLSIPTLAAISDTALTRDIAIAMGADGLPNTFVPGRNLVFLTFAAALAYRRGITHIVGGMCETDYSGYPDCRDDTIRAMQAALSLGMARQFELHTPLMWIDKAATWKLAHDLGGESLVDLIREQSHTCYLGERGARHDWGYGCGECPACSLRAKGWREYVAGS